Proteins encoded together in one Quercus lobata isolate SW786 chromosome 3, ValleyOak3.0 Primary Assembly, whole genome shotgun sequence window:
- the LOC115982226 gene encoding short-chain dehydrogenase reductase ATA1-like, producing METDTRMHDEIQSLSTKRLMGKVAVITGGARGIGAATAKLFAQNGAYVVIADLLDELGANLADSIGGRYIHCDVSKEADVESAIKLALTWKGGLDIMFNNAGIGDAGGSITNLDMDQVKYLVSINVYGNLHGMKYAAQAMIKGGRKGGCIICTSSSAALMGGLGGHAYTLSKEAILGMMRSAACELGVHGIRVNCVSPHGVPSEMLVSAYRKFLGRMDVNLEEISKIIGERASLLPGRCGSTEDVAHAVLYLASENAEYITGHNLVLDGGYTSASSNMSFIYQC from the exons ATGGAGACAGATACTCGAATGCATGATGAAATTCAGAGCTTATCCACAAAGAG GTTGATGGGCAAAGTTGCAGTTATAACTGGTGGTGCAAGAGGGATTGGAGCTGCCACAGCAAAACTGTTTGCACAAAATGGGGCCTATGTTGTAATTGCTGATTTACTTGATGAATTGGGGGCTAATCTAGCCGATTCAATTGGAGGCCGCTACATCCACTGTGACGTTTCAAAGGAAGCCGATGTGGAATCAGCTATCAAGCTAGCACTGACTTGGAAAGGCGGACTAGACATCATGTTCAACAATGCAGGCATTGGTGACGCTGGTGGGAGCATCACAAACCTTGACATGGACCAAGTGAAGTACCTAGTCTCAATTAATGTGTATGGAAATTTACATGGAATGAAATATGCTGCACAAGCCATGATCAAAGGTGGCCGAAAAGGAGGGTGTATCATTTGCACATCAAGCTCAGCAGCTCTTATGGGAGGCCTAGGAGGACATGCCTACACATTGTCAAAAGAGGCAATCCTTGGAATGATGAGAAGTGCTGCTTGTGAGTTGGGGGTGCATGGAATTAGAGTGAATTGTGTTTCGCCACATGGGGTCCCTTCGGAGATGCTTGTAAGTGCATACAGGAAGTTCTTGGGGAGAATGGATGTGAACCTCGAAGAAATTAGTAAGATTATTGGTGAGAGAGCGAGTTTATTGCCTGGGAGATGTGGAAGTACAGAAGATGTGGCTCATGCTGTGCTTTACCTGGCTAGTGAAAATGCTGAGTACATAACAGGACACAATCTTGTTCTTGATGGGGGTTATACTTCTGCTAGCAGTAACATGAGTTTCATCTACCAATGttaa